Within the Halopelagius inordinatus genome, the region GCGCACCAGGTACAGTTTATCTCGGCGGTCACCGGCGGTCCAGTCGACTATTCCGGGCGAGACATGCGTTCGGCCCACCGAGGGATGGGCATCACCCACGAGGAGTTCGACATCATCGCAGGCTATCTGGACACCGCACTGGATGGAAACGGCGTCTCCGACGAGGACCGCACGCAGGTACTCGAACAGGTGGAGGAACTCCGTCCCGAGATAGTCGAGGCACGGTAACACACGGTCTTCTCCCACCGTCTCTCGCTTTTCGCCTCGCATCTCTCGTACCCTCGAATGGGAGGGTAAGCCGCTCTGACTACGAGAAGGGGAGTCGAAGTAAGTCGTCCGGCGGCCACCCGTCTAACTCTGCCGCCGCTTCGAGTAGTTGGTCTCTGGATCTGTTATCGGTGAGCGTCACCTGGTCTCCGTCTCGTTCGACGACGTCGAGCCTCCGCAACAGGGGAAGGTGGACGTGGACTAATCGGATGTGCGCCCGTTCGACCTGTTCGCTACCGACCGATTCGGGAGGAGAGCGATGTCTGTAGGCTGCCACCCGTCGGGCGAGTCGCTCTTCGCTCACCCCTCGGTCTGAATGTATCAACTCGTAGAGCAGAAGTTGCCGGTCCGCACTCCCGAGCACTCTGAACGCCTCTGTCTCCTCCATCACCACGTGCAGACACGGAGTTCGCACACAAAGCACCCATACCTAACCATTTGGGTCGTCTCCTCGTCTCGGTTTCTGGCCGTTCTATCGTTCCTCTCTTTTCCTCTCGTTTTCGACGCCTTCGGTGAGAGGAGACAGTATTCCGAGCGCGCTCCCACCGAGAGACGTCCTCCAAGTTCCTCCCCGAAGGCTCTGTTGAAACGGTTGACATGTCACACAGTTACTCCGAACAGACGTGCGTGCTACCAACACAATATTCGAGACGATCAGAACCGATAGTCGAGAGGTTCGCGCCGTAGCGCTCCGTTTCTATCGCCGTCGAGTGAGAGACGGTGGGCGAGACGCGCAAACCCGCTACTACCCTTCTGCGGGTGCTGTCGGCTGGTTCTGCTCGTACTTGTCTTCGAACTCGTGGATGAGTTGGCCCATCTTCGCGTACCAGTCGTTGAGCATCCGTTGCATGTCGTCCGTAATCTTCGAGGGGTCGGTCGGCGAGTAGACGTGGTAGTAGCCGCCCTGTTCGTAGTTGACCTGGTCCTTTTGGATGAAGCCCGCCTGAAGCAACCGCTGGACGGCGCGATATGCGGTCGAGCGCTCACGACCGACGGTGTCCGCCACTTCGTC harbors:
- a CDS encoding group I truncated hemoglobin, which translates into the protein MSDDQTVFDRLGGHDAVESVVDDFYDRVLSDDRLVHHFEDSDTTKLRAHQVQFISAVTGGPVDYSGRDMRSAHRGMGITHEEFDIIAGYLDTALDGNGVSDEDRTQVLEQVEELRPEIVEAR
- a CDS encoding DUF7344 domain-containing protein, whose amino-acid sequence is MEETEAFRVLGSADRQLLLYELIHSDRGVSEERLARRVAAYRHRSPPESVGSEQVERAHIRLVHVHLPLLRRLDVVERDGDQVTLTDNRSRDQLLEAAAELDGWPPDDLLRLPFS
- a CDS encoding helix-turn-helix domain-containing protein, producing MPDSMAEQLQQDMECEGLLECFHGLKQLDRDCFQVLIDASEPLTVDEVADTVGRERSTAYRAVQRLLQAGFIQKDQVNYEQGGYYHVYSPTDPSKITDDMQRMLNDWYAKMGQLIHEFEDKYEQNQPTAPAEG